A genomic stretch from Clostridia bacterium includes:
- the xylB gene encoding xylulokinase, producing MPLRYILAHDLGTTGNKATLYDAEGCLTGSTFFPYDTSYSNGNWAEQNPGDWWKAVCSATRELMHKSGLAAESIACISFSGQMMGCVAVDKNRMPLRKAIIWADQRAVKEEQFLKDNIGMKRMYHITGHRASASYSLEKILWIKDNEPDIYERTHKFLHAKDYMVLKLTGRFVSDYSDASGMNLLDIKEMKWSQYIMGVSGIAEEKLPELHFSTDVVGEVTKQAAEDTGLKPGIPVVIGAGDGMCAAVGAAVVNEGSAYNYLGSSSWIGIAAKGPVYDEKMRTFNWVHAVPGLYSPTGTMQSAGGSVQWFKNTLCQLESLIAEEVGENPYALIDKKVEKSEPGADRLLYLPYLIGERSPHWNTNARGAFVGLSMTHTKEDICRAVLEGITFNLRIILDAFAEKVNIDEIKLIGGGAKSHVWRQIFADIFGIRIAKPVLLDEATSLGAAIIGGVGVGLFKDFNIAEKLVQIESVDKPRHNYRERYESLYDIFKYSYSQLEDVYNRMATLK from the coding sequence ATGCCGTTAAGGTACATACTTGCGCATGATCTTGGTACTACCGGGAATAAAGCCACATTGTACGATGCTGAAGGCTGCCTGACGGGTAGCACATTTTTCCCGTACGATACAAGTTATTCAAACGGCAATTGGGCCGAGCAGAACCCGGGGGATTGGTGGAAAGCAGTATGTAGCGCTACCAGGGAATTAATGCATAAGTCCGGGTTGGCGGCAGAAAGCATCGCCTGCATAAGCTTCAGCGGGCAAATGATGGGATGTGTGGCTGTTGACAAAAATAGGATGCCCCTGAGGAAAGCAATTATATGGGCAGACCAAAGGGCAGTAAAAGAGGAGCAGTTTCTGAAAGACAATATTGGAATGAAGAGGATGTATCATATAACCGGACACAGGGCCAGTGCCTCCTACTCATTGGAAAAAATATTATGGATAAAAGATAATGAACCTGATATATATGAAAGAACACACAAGTTCTTACATGCCAAAGACTATATGGTGCTAAAGCTAACCGGCAGATTTGTAAGTGATTATTCCGATGCTTCAGGCATGAATTTGCTGGATATAAAAGAAATGAAATGGTCGCAGTACATAATGGGCGTATCGGGGATAGCTGAAGAAAAGTTGCCTGAACTGCATTTTTCTACAGATGTTGTAGGTGAAGTAACAAAGCAGGCAGCCGAAGATACGGGTCTGAAACCCGGAATCCCTGTTGTTATAGGTGCTGGTGACGGCATGTGTGCAGCGGTGGGGGCAGCTGTGGTAAATGAAGGAAGTGCATATAACTATCTGGGATCATCTTCATGGATAGGTATTGCTGCAAAAGGCCCCGTCTATGATGAGAAAATGCGGACATTTAACTGGGTGCATGCGGTGCCCGGGTTATATTCGCCTACAGGAACTATGCAAAGTGCCGGTGGGTCTGTTCAATGGTTCAAGAACACATTATGCCAGCTGGAATCATTAATAGCAGAGGAGGTTGGTGAAAACCCCTATGCATTAATAGATAAAAAGGTGGAAAAATCCGAGCCTGGTGCTGACAGGCTTTTGTATCTGCCGTATCTAATAGGGGAACGCAGTCCCCACTGGAATACTAATGCAAGAGGTGCTTTTGTAGGATTATCTATGACTCATACAAAAGAGGATATATGCAGGGCTGTACTGGAGGGAATTACGTTTAATCTGAGAATAATCCTGGATGCATTTGCAGAAAAAGTAAATATAGATGAAATTAAGCTGATTGGCGGAGGAGCTAAAAGTCATGTCTGGAGGCAGATTTTTGCAGATATTTTCGGAATAAGGATAGCAAAGCCAGTTTTGCTGGATGAGGCAACATCACTGGGAGCTGCAATAATAGGTGGTGTGGGTGTCGGGTTATTCAAAGATTTTAATATTGCAGAAAAACTTGTGCAGATAGAAAGTGTGGACAAGCCAAGGCATAACTACAGAGAAAGGTATGAATCACTATATGATATATTTAAGTATTCATACAGTCAGCTCGAAGATGTATACAACAGAATGGCAACGCTGAAATAA
- a CDS encoding sugar ABC transporter ATP-binding protein has protein sequence MKQEVLLEMRGICKSFPGVRALKGVGFRVRTGEVHALMGENGAGKSTLIKILTGIYTKDSGEIYFDGKAINPSTSLQAQQCGISTIYQELNLVPYLSVCENIFLGREPKKFGVIDWKAAEKQAEKILEDMGVKIDVKQPLNKYSTAIQQMVSIARAISINSKLVVMDEPTSSLDEKEVKVLFNVIRRLKQHNISVVFISHRLDEIFEICDNITILKDGDFVGEYSIKELTKIDLISKMIGRDASAIVKYKKDYSASRITDKVVCKAKNIYKGVRLSGIDLEIKEGEVVGLAGLLGSGRTELAKIIFGSDMHDQGEIEVCGKKVKFRLPKDAISMNFAFCSEDRKIEGIIPHMSVRENMTLATLPRLSRFGVVSRRKQDEIVEKYIKRLGIKTPHADQKIRNLSGGNQQKVLLARWLCMHPKLVILDEPTRGIDVGAKSEIERLIQEMSAEGISVLMISSELEELVRGCDRIAVIRDGRKVKELVAEEISEESIMEAIAKGRDTLADSNPCREGRAI, from the coding sequence TCATGCCCTGATGGGTGAAAACGGCGCAGGAAAATCAACTCTTATAAAAATACTGACGGGTATATATACAAAGGATTCCGGTGAGATATATTTTGACGGAAAAGCCATAAATCCCTCTACATCTCTTCAGGCGCAGCAGTGTGGAATAAGTACGATATATCAGGAGCTTAACCTTGTACCATACCTGAGTGTCTGTGAAAACATATTCCTTGGAAGGGAACCTAAAAAGTTTGGGGTTATTGATTGGAAGGCGGCAGAGAAGCAGGCAGAAAAAATCCTTGAGGACATGGGTGTAAAAATAGATGTAAAACAACCGCTAAATAAGTACAGCACAGCTATTCAGCAGATGGTTTCCATTGCAAGGGCAATTTCTATAAACTCAAAACTGGTAGTTATGGATGAACCTACTTCATCACTTGATGAAAAGGAAGTAAAGGTACTTTTTAATGTTATAAGAAGACTTAAGCAGCATAATATCTCTGTAGTATTTATAAGCCACAGATTGGATGAAATATTTGAAATATGTGATAATATTACAATTTTAAAAGATGGGGATTTTGTAGGAGAATACTCCATAAAAGAACTGACAAAGATAGATTTGATTTCTAAAATGATAGGCCGGGATGCTTCGGCTATCGTCAAATATAAAAAGGATTACTCTGCCAGCAGGATTACTGACAAAGTAGTATGCAAGGCTAAAAATATTTATAAAGGTGTAAGATTAAGCGGGATAGATCTTGAGATTAAAGAGGGTGAAGTTGTCGGGCTTGCTGGACTCCTTGGGTCAGGAAGGACAGAACTGGCAAAAATAATTTTTGGTTCGGACATGCATGATCAGGGTGAGATTGAAGTTTGTGGTAAAAAGGTTAAGTTCAGACTGCCTAAAGATGCTATTTCCATGAATTTTGCATTCTGCTCTGAGGACAGGAAGATAGAAGGTATTATTCCACATATGTCGGTAAGGGAAAATATGACGCTTGCAACTCTGCCAAGACTCAGCAGGTTTGGTGTGGTATCCCGCAGGAAGCAGGATGAGATTGTTGAAAAATATATTAAGAGACTGGGAATAAAAACGCCTCATGCAGACCAGAAAATTAGAAATCTGAGTGGAGGAAACCAGCAGAAGGTTTTATTGGCAAGATGGCTTTGCATGCATCCCAAACTTGTAATTCTTGATGAACCTACAAGGGGCATAGATGTAGGCGCGAAGTCTGAAATTGAAAGATTGATACAGGAAATGTCTGCAGAGGGAATCAGTGTACTTATGATATCTTCGGAATTGGAAGAACTTGTAAGGGGTTGTGACAGAATAGCTGTAATCAGGGATGGCAGGAAGGTAAAAGAACTGGTAGCAGAGGAAATTTCTGAAGAGAGTATTATGGAAGCGATTGCAAAAGGACGCGATACACTTGCCGACAGCAATCCATGTCGTGAAGGGAGGGCCATATAG
- a CDS encoding ABC transporter permease, with the protein MGEKISNNLKLTAGFVKSQGALVAFIVIFVIASFQYDQFLTFINISNILRQVSMVGLVAVGMTFVILTGGIDLSVGAIVALAGVLAANLSNHNMFLAILVPVIVAGMMGMINGLVITKMRIVPFIATLAMMMGARGIAYISTGEVSVRVGKLSSGFTQLARGFLFGIPIPAVIFLVVVIAAAFISRYTSFGRHVYAVGGNEEASKMMGLSTNKIKILVYTISGLMAGLAGVILTSRLGAGQPVAGEGWEMTAIASTVIGGTLLTGGVGRFSGTLLGVLIIGMITNVFNMQGNINTWWQNVLMGALLLVVVVIQSQVSKTKKV; encoded by the coding sequence ATGGGCGAAAAAATTTCCAATAATCTTAAGTTAACGGCTGGTTTTGTTAAGTCACAGGGGGCATTGGTTGCTTTTATAGTAATATTTGTTATTGCTTCTTTTCAATATGATCAGTTTTTGACATTTATTAATATCAGCAACATACTCAGACAGGTAAGTATGGTTGGTCTGGTTGCCGTGGGTATGACTTTTGTAATACTTACCGGAGGCATTGACCTGTCAGTGGGAGCTATAGTGGCACTTGCAGGAGTGCTGGCTGCAAACCTGAGTAACCATAACATGTTTCTTGCTATCTTAGTTCCGGTTATTGTAGCAGGAATGATGGGAATGATAAATGGACTCGTTATTACGAAGATGAGAATTGTACCTTTTATTGCGACTCTGGCTATGATGATGGGTGCAAGGGGTATTGCCTATATTTCAACTGGTGAGGTATCAGTAAGGGTAGGAAAGCTGTCTTCCGGTTTTACGCAGCTTGCGAGGGGCTTTTTGTTTGGGATTCCCATACCTGCTGTAATATTTTTGGTTGTGGTAATTGCGGCAGCTTTTATATCAAGATATACATCATTCGGCCGACATGTCTATGCAGTTGGAGGCAATGAGGAAGCTTCAAAAATGATGGGCCTCAGTACGAATAAAATTAAGATACTTGTATATACTATAAGTGGCTTAATGGCCGGCCTGGCTGGCGTAATCCTTACATCAAGGCTTGGGGCGGGACAGCCTGTAGCAGGTGAAGGCTGGGAGATGACTGCCATAGCTTCCACGGTAATAGGTGGTACTTTACTGACCGGTGGTGTTGGAAGGTTTAGCGGAACATTATTAGGAGTATTGATAATCGGGATGATAACAAACGTATTCAACATGCAGGGAAACATAAATACCTGGTGGCAAAATGTTCTTATGGGTGCATTACTGTTAGTGGTTGTTGTTATACAGTCTCAGGTTTCAAAAACAAAAAAAGTTTGA
- a CDS encoding ABC transporter substrate-binding protein yields the protein MFETCSGQPTYRDELANKLASGDSPDIFPTLGYEHTEELLNYLEELSNEPWVNRLFITASSSAAKDGKLFGMPMTIEGYGFIYNKSLFEKAGIYDTPKTLTQLELACKKLRDAGIIPFSNGYAEHWVLGQHLFNVLLAKTPDSSVFVSELKAGSKSLKDSPVYHGSRLFQRCHSVVYIFELTV from the coding sequence ATCTTCGAAACATGCAGCGGCCAGCCAACTTACAGGGATGAATTAGCAAACAAATTAGCTTCGGGAGATTCACCGGATATATTTCCCACTCTGGGTTATGAGCATACGGAAGAGCTTCTGAACTATCTGGAGGAATTGAGCAATGAACCTTGGGTAAATAGGCTCTTTATTACAGCAAGCAGTTCTGCTGCTAAGGATGGGAAATTGTTTGGAATGCCCATGACTATTGAGGGTTATGGCTTTATATACAATAAAAGCTTATTCGAGAAGGCCGGTATCTACGATACCCCTAAAACCCTTACACAGTTGGAGCTTGCTTGTAAAAAACTCAGAGATGCAGGAATTATTCCGTTTTCCAACGGATACGCCGAGCATTGGGTTCTCGGGCAGCATTTGTTCAATGTCCTCCTGGCTAAAACTCCGGATAGTTCAGTTTTCGTGAGTGAGCTTAAGGCTGGAAGCAAAAGCTTGAAAGACAGTCCTGTATATCACGGCTCCCGCTTATTTCAGCGTTGCCATTCTGTTGTATACATCTTCGAGCTGACTGTATGA
- a CDS encoding ABC transporter permease, producing MQHSVETSKPVKSVSKQDIKELSRKYGALAVLILLVLVNSFITPNFTSINTMWNILIQVSTVMLVALGMTIVISSGGIDISVGSVMAVASIVTAKSLGIGVFPAILLGLLVAACFGVFTGFMVAHFKIQPIIITLTLMIAGRGIGQVINDAMLLNFTEPKFTFFGLHRIGGVIPVQVVIMAIAIGSVYFVMQKMTFGRYVQAMGDNYKASRLSGINTFMTTAVIYSICSMMAGVAGLMETARLSAADANAIGKLIELDAIAAVAVGGTPLSGGRANVIGTVIGALIMQIITVSVNMNNIPYSYSLVLKAIIIIVAVYVQRERTA from the coding sequence GTGCAGCACAGTGTGGAAACTTCTAAACCAGTGAAGAGTGTTTCAAAACAGGATATAAAGGAATTATCCAGAAAGTATGGAGCCCTGGCGGTGCTCATACTTCTGGTACTGGTAAATTCATTTATAACTCCCAACTTTACCAGTATAAACACAATGTGGAACATATTGATACAGGTGTCTACAGTAATGCTGGTAGCGCTGGGGATGACCATAGTAATATCCTCCGGCGGGATAGATATATCTGTAGGTTCTGTCATGGCAGTAGCATCAATTGTTACTGCAAAATCTCTGGGAATAGGCGTATTTCCGGCAATTTTGCTTGGATTGCTGGTTGCAGCCTGCTTTGGAGTGTTTACAGGGTTTATGGTAGCACATTTTAAAATACAGCCTATTATTATTACTCTTACGTTAATGATCGCGGGAAGAGGTATAGGGCAGGTAATTAATGACGCAATGCTGTTGAATTTTACTGAGCCGAAATTTACTTTTTTCGGATTACACCGTATAGGGGGAGTAATCCCTGTTCAGGTAGTAATAATGGCGATAGCTATAGGAAGCGTATATTTTGTTATGCAGAAAATGACTTTTGGGCGTTATGTACAGGCGATGGGTGATAATTATAAGGCCTCCAGGCTCTCTGGTATCAATACATTTATGACTACTGCCGTCATTTATTCCATTTGTTCGATGATGGCGGGAGTGGCTGGGCTTATGGAAACAGCAAGACTCTCGGCTGCTGATGCTAATGCAATAGGCAAGCTGATAGAACTGGATGCTATTGCGGCAGTTGCTGTGGGTGGTACACCTTTAAGCGGTGGCAGAGCAAATGTAATAGGTACGGTAATCGGTGCGTTAATAATGCAGATAATTACTGTCAGTGTTAATATGAATAACATACCTTACTCCTATTCACTTGTTTTGAAAGCCATTATTATTATAGTTGCGGTTTATGTTCAAAGAGAACGTACTGCATAG